A window of Chloroflexota bacterium contains these coding sequences:
- a CDS encoding flippase: protein MKKFSITVLRNSAFGMVAQLTIKALSFAFSVLVVRNLGAEAFGQYAAVMAFGALFAFISDLGLGVYSVREVARWRDLPDGPAQANALYANVLTLRLALSLLAALLVTLTAWLSGRPLVMVGAIALNACGLILYAVQGTSEAVLAGFERLDLSAGAKVVNQLAFVVVGAAALFWGFGYYGLILATLLGVALMTFVCWRGVHALGVRAAGVQAQRWPALLRASLPFGVIGFALGLSYKFDSVLLNIFRSDAETGYYNAAYNLIFSAAIISNVFNTALYPSLTRRAVTEPESLPRVYERALRYMLLIALPIAVGGWTLADQLIPFLFGADYAPAVPAFKIVIWVLPLMFASEFLGYVVLISGKEARAARAVLVSTGLNVAANLLLVPRFGFIGAAVMTVLTEAVLVGQYVWTLRPVMQKINWGNSLLRPLLAVFLMGGLVLLVHSLLPLLASVAVGGVTYGLLLLALGVIGMDDLRFVQNIRSASKAAIG, encoded by the coding sequence ATGAAAAAGTTTTCCATCACGGTTCTCCGCAACTCGGCCTTTGGCATGGTTGCTCAACTGACCATTAAAGCCCTGTCGTTTGCGTTTTCGGTGCTGGTGGTGCGCAACCTGGGCGCCGAAGCCTTTGGCCAGTATGCGGCCGTAATGGCCTTTGGCGCCCTCTTCGCCTTCATCTCCGATCTCGGTCTTGGCGTTTACAGTGTGCGCGAAGTGGCCCGCTGGCGCGATTTGCCGGATGGGCCGGCGCAGGCCAACGCCCTCTATGCCAACGTCTTGACCTTGCGGCTGGCGCTCTCCCTGCTGGCGGCCCTGCTGGTGACGTTGACCGCCTGGCTTTCGGGGCGGCCTCTGGTGATGGTAGGCGCGATTGCCCTCAACGCCTGCGGTTTAATCCTGTACGCCGTGCAAGGCACTAGCGAAGCTGTGCTGGCCGGGTTTGAACGACTGGATTTATCGGCCGGGGCCAAGGTCGTCAACCAGTTGGCGTTTGTGGTTGTCGGTGCGGCCGCCTTGTTTTGGGGATTCGGTTATTACGGGTTGATCCTGGCCACCCTGCTCGGCGTGGCCTTGATGACGTTTGTGTGCTGGCGCGGGGTGCATGCTCTGGGCGTGCGCGCCGCCGGTGTGCAGGCCCAAAGGTGGCCGGCTCTTTTGCGAGCCAGCCTGCCGTTTGGCGTTATCGGGTTTGCTCTGGGGCTATCTTATAAATTTGACAGCGTCCTGCTCAACATCTTCCGCAGTGACGCCGAAACCGGCTATTACAACGCGGCCTATAACTTGATCTTCTCGGCGGCCATCATTTCCAACGTCTTCAACACCGCCCTGTATCCCTCGCTGACGCGGCGGGCGGTGACAGAGCCTGAAAGTTTGCCGAGGGTGTATGAACGCGCCCTCCGCTACATGTTGCTGATCGCGCTGCCCATCGCCGTCGGCGGCTGGACACTGGCCGATCAACTCATCCCGTTCCTCTTCGGCGCTGATTATGCGCCCGCCGTCCCGGCCTTCAAAATCGTGATCTGGGTATTGCCGCTGATGTTCGCCTCCGAGTTCCTGGGCTACGTCGTGTTGATCTCAGGCAAAGAGGCGCGGGCGGCGCGGGCGGTGCTGGTTAGCACCGGCTTGAATGTCGCCGCGAATCTGCTGCTGGTGCCGCGCTTCGGATTTATAGGCGCGGCGGTGATGACCGTGCTGACCGAGGCGGTGCTGGTGGGGCAGTACGTTTGGACGTTGCGCCCGGTGATGCAAAAAATTAATTGGGGCAACAGTCTCCTGCGCCCCTTGCTGGCCGTATTCCTGATGGGCGGATTGGTGTTGCTGGTTCATTCTTTGTTGCCGTTGCTGGCCAGCGTGGCTGTGGGAGGAGTGACGTATGGCCTCTTGTTGCTGGCGCTGGGCGTGATTGGCATGGACGACCTTCGGTTTGTGCAAAATATCCGCTCGGCATCAAAAGCGGCGATAGGCTAA
- a CDS encoding glycosyltransferase family 4 protein — protein MKILFGIHHFPPHYRGGAELETHRRALALQAHGYDVQVICVEKIDRGPKEGVSWVDEVYEGVKVRRLSFNMAATPDPFLWEYDNPWIGDHLRQLMLDYQPDIFYLVSGYLMSGRALLVARELGIPTVVMLTDFWFLCRRITLLRSNGQLTTMPIDPMNCARCLGEEKRRYRWPAKLVPGLMDSFWRLQKHKRIRFEARARFLLETLGQANCVISPSNFLRLAHIEAGLPADKIIFSRQGRDFPGLTEAMLEKKPSGALRVGYLGQIAHLKGVHVLLEAVKQLPQMPIEVQVYGDLKHFPGYVAKLRRLIGDDSRFHLNGLYDQLTNALHELDVVVAPSLWYENSPNVILEALAHCTPVLASNLGGMAELVQDGRNGLLFKAGDAGDLARQLRRLLDEPGLLPKLRAGIQPVKTVAEELDELKSICQELLAGKSRPASEISG, from the coding sequence GTGAAGATTTTATTCGGCATTCATCATTTCCCGCCGCACTACAGAGGCGGCGCAGAACTGGAAACCCACCGGCGGGCGCTTGCTCTGCAGGCTCATGGTTACGACGTTCAAGTGATCTGCGTAGAGAAAATTGATCGCGGGCCAAAAGAGGGCGTGTCCTGGGTGGATGAAGTGTACGAGGGCGTAAAGGTTCGCCGGCTTTCTTTCAACATGGCCGCCACCCCCGACCCGTTCCTTTGGGAGTATGACAATCCCTGGATTGGCGATCATTTGCGCCAGTTGATGCTGGATTATCAACCTGACATTTTTTACTTGGTGAGCGGCTACCTGATGTCGGGCCGCGCTCTGCTCGTGGCTCGTGAACTTGGCATTCCAACCGTGGTGATGCTGACGGATTTTTGGTTCCTCTGCCGCCGGATTACACTTTTGCGTAGTAACGGCCAGCTTACGACAATGCCGATTGACCCGATGAATTGCGCTCGCTGTTTGGGCGAAGAAAAGCGCCGCTATCGGTGGCCGGCGAAACTTGTGCCCGGCCTGATGGATTCTTTCTGGCGACTGCAAAAACACAAGCGGATCAGGTTTGAGGCCAGGGCGAGGTTTCTGCTTGAGACTCTGGGCCAGGCCAACTGCGTGATCAGCCCCTCTAATTTCCTGCGGTTGGCGCATATTGAAGCTGGCCTGCCCGCCGACAAGATTATCTTTTCGCGTCAGGGACGGGATTTCCCCGGCCTGACTGAGGCAATGTTGGAAAAGAAACCATCCGGCGCACTGAGGGTGGGCTATTTGGGGCAAATTGCTCACCTGAAGGGCGTTCACGTTTTGCTGGAAGCCGTGAAACAACTGCCGCAAATGCCGATCGAGGTGCAGGTCTATGGCGACTTGAAACACTTCCCAGGATACGTGGCAAAGTTGCGCCGCCTGATCGGCGACGATAGCCGGTTCCATCTCAACGGGTTGTACGACCAGCTCACCAACGCCTTGCACGAGTTGGATGTGGTGGTGGCGCCGTCGTTATGGTACGAGAACAGCCCGAACGTGATTCTGGAAGCTCTGGCGCACTGCACGCCGGTGCTGGCTTCGAATCTGGGCGGCATGGCCGAACTGGTGCAGGATGGCCGGAACGGCCTTTTGTTCAAAGCGGGCGACGCCGGTGATCTGGCCCGTCAATTGCGACGTTTGCTGGATGAGCCGGGCCTGCTGCCCAAATTGCGGGCCGGCATTCAACCGGTGAAGACGGTGGCCGAAGAATTGGACGAACTCAAAAGCATCTGTCAGGAACTTCTGGCCGGTAAAAGCCGCCCGGCTTCGGAAATTTCAGGCTGA
- a CDS encoding ABC transporter permease: protein MLTYIKELIRARELLWTWTMRDFKVRYNQSFLGAAWAILQPLSLMATFSVIFSVFIKVPTDDVPYPIFAYVALLPWTFFTNSLNFAIPSLVGNMDLVGKIYFPREILPLSAILVGFIDFLIASLIFIVMLIVYHIPVGWTAALAPLVFAIQLILIFGISLLASAINVFYRDVRFIIPLILQIWMYVSPVIYPATLVPEILRPLYFLNPMATVIDTYRRLLLHNQMPDWPYLGLAALVSIALLTFAYRYFKQAERVFADLI from the coding sequence ATGCTGACTTACATCAAAGAATTGATAAGGGCCAGGGAACTGTTGTGGACTTGGACGATGCGCGACTTCAAGGTGCGCTACAACCAATCTTTTCTCGGAGCGGCCTGGGCCATCCTCCAACCTTTATCACTCATGGCAACTTTCAGCGTCATTTTTTCGGTGTTTATCAAAGTGCCCACCGACGACGTGCCATACCCGATTTTTGCTTATGTGGCCTTGTTGCCCTGGACGTTTTTTACCAACTCGCTGAACTTCGCCATCCCCAGCCTGGTGGGCAACATGGATTTGGTTGGCAAGATTTATTTCCCGCGAGAGATTTTGCCGCTGTCGGCAATCCTGGTGGGTTTTATTGATTTCCTGATCGCCTCCCTGATTTTTATTGTGATGCTGATCGTCTACCACATCCCGGTTGGCTGGACGGCGGCCCTGGCGCCGTTGGTGTTCGCCATTCAGTTGATATTGATCTTTGGCATCAGCCTGTTGGCCTCAGCCATCAATGTGTTTTACCGTGACGTGCGCTTCATCATCCCCCTCATCCTGCAAATCTGGATGTACGTGTCGCCCGTCATTTATCCCGCGACTCTGGTGCCGGAGATTCTGCGGCCTCTCTATTTTCTGAATCCGATGGCGACGGTCATTGACACCTATCGCCGATTACTGCTTCACAACCAGATGCCGGACTGGCCCTATCTAGGCCTGGCGGCTCTGGTTTCCATTGCGTTGCTGACGTTTGCTTATCGCTATTTCAAGCAAGCCGAGCGCGTTTTTGCTGATTTGATCTGA